The Citrifermentans bemidjiense Bem genome window below encodes:
- the purM gene encoding phosphoribosylformylglycinamidine cyclo-ligase, which yields MKETKITYKDAGVDIDAGNTFVQMIKPLVKATSRPEVLADIGGFGGLFSLNMGKYKHPVLVSGTDGVGTKLKLAFLADRHDTIGIDLVAMCVNDIIVQGAEPLFFLDYLATAKLDPAKAASIIKGVSEGCVQAGCALIGGETAEMPGFYTGDEYDMAGFAVGVVEREKIIDGSSITVGNRLIGLASSGLHSNGYSLARKVILEHMGLGIDDQLPGLGKTVAEELLTPTRIYVRSVMNLLRDFNVSGLAHITGGGLLENIPRVLPNGCKAVIKKDSWDVPEIFRIMQKAGNIEENEMFRTFNCGIGMVLVVPEKESEEIMIRLSGLNETAFVIGEVAKCDAGKECVDLV from the coding sequence TTGAAAGAGACTAAGATTACCTATAAAGACGCAGGTGTAGACATAGATGCAGGCAACACTTTCGTGCAGATGATCAAGCCGCTGGTCAAGGCGACTTCTCGTCCGGAAGTGCTGGCAGACATCGGCGGCTTCGGGGGGTTGTTTTCCCTCAACATGGGCAAGTACAAGCACCCGGTGCTTGTCTCCGGCACGGACGGGGTCGGGACCAAACTGAAGCTCGCCTTCCTCGCCGACCGCCATGACACCATCGGCATCGACCTCGTCGCCATGTGCGTGAACGACATCATCGTGCAGGGAGCCGAGCCGCTCTTCTTCCTCGATTATCTTGCTACCGCGAAGCTCGACCCGGCCAAGGCCGCCTCCATCATCAAAGGTGTGTCCGAGGGTTGCGTGCAGGCGGGGTGCGCCCTGATCGGCGGCGAAACCGCCGAGATGCCCGGCTTCTACACCGGCGACGAGTACGACATGGCCGGCTTTGCCGTGGGCGTGGTGGAGCGCGAAAAAATCATCGACGGCTCCTCCATCACCGTCGGCAACCGCCTGATCGGGCTGGCCTCCTCCGGGCTGCACAGCAACGGCTACTCCCTGGCCAGGAAGGTCATCCTGGAGCACATGGGGCTCGGCATCGACGATCAACTCCCCGGCCTTGGGAAAACCGTCGCCGAGGAACTTCTCACTCCGACCCGCATCTACGTGCGCAGCGTGATGAACCTTCTGCGCGACTTCAACGTCTCGGGCCTGGCACACATCACCGGCGGCGGTCTCCTGGAGAACATCCCCCGCGTGCTCCCCAACGGCTGCAAGGCCGTCATCAAGAAGGACAGCTGGGACGTCCCCGAGATATTCCGGATCATGCAGAAGGCCGGCAACATCGAGGAAAACGAGATGTTCAGGACCTTCAACTGCGGCATCGGCATGGTGCTGGTCGTTCCCGAGAAAGAGTCCGAAGAAATCATGATCAGGCTCTCCGGGCTAAACGAGACCGCGTTCGTCATCGGCGAAGTGGCTAAGTGCGACGCCGGCAAGGAGTGCGTGGACCTCGTCTAG
- the purN gene encoding phosphoribosylglycinamide formyltransferase: MERTLNIGVLISGSGSNLQSIMDACAAGRIKGRVACVISNKADAFGLERARKAGIPALHLDHRAYSGRESYDEALVATLREFDVELVALAGFMRIITPVLLEAFPMAVMNIHPALLPAFPGLHAQRQALDYGAKVAGCTVHFVDPGTDTGPIIMQAAVPVLPSDTEQTLSARIQKEEHRLYPEAIRLFTEGLLEVSGRVVSVGA, encoded by the coding sequence ATGGAAAGAACTCTCAACATAGGGGTACTGATCTCCGGCAGCGGCAGCAACCTGCAGTCGATCATGGACGCCTGCGCCGCCGGCAGGATCAAGGGCAGGGTCGCCTGCGTGATCAGCAACAAGGCGGACGCCTTCGGCCTGGAGCGGGCGCGCAAGGCCGGCATCCCCGCGCTGCACCTGGATCACCGCGCCTACTCCGGCAGGGAGTCCTACGACGAGGCCCTGGTGGCGACGCTGCGCGAATTCGACGTCGAGCTGGTGGCGCTGGCAGGCTTCATGCGCATCATCACGCCGGTGCTACTCGAGGCCTTCCCGATGGCGGTGATGAACATCCATCCGGCCCTGCTCCCTGCCTTTCCCGGGCTGCACGCCCAGCGCCAGGCGCTCGATTACGGCGCCAAGGTCGCCGGCTGCACCGTCCATTTCGTCGACCCGGGCACCGACACGGGCCCGATCATAATGCAGGCCGCGGTGCCGGTCCTTCCAAGCGACACCGAGCAGACCCTCTCGGCACGGATTCAGAAGGAAGAGCACCGCCTCTATCCTGAGGCGATCCGGCTCTTCACCGAGGGGCTCCTAGAGGTCAGCGGTCGCGTAGTCAGCGTCGGCGCCTGA
- a CDS encoding EscU/YscU/HrcU family type III secretion system export apparatus switch protein codes for MAKRPSEMKRAVAMAYSGEDGAPRVVAKGSGVTAEAIVSLAQEHGVYVHQSPELVSLLMQVDLDSEIPPELYQAVAELLAWLYSLDQELAERYSGGSASR; via the coding sequence ATGGCTAAGCGTCCCAGCGAAATGAAGCGCGCGGTGGCCATGGCCTACAGCGGCGAAGACGGCGCCCCAAGGGTGGTGGCAAAGGGAAGCGGCGTCACCGCCGAAGCGATCGTCTCGCTGGCGCAGGAGCACGGCGTCTACGTGCACCAGTCGCCCGAGCTGGTGAGCCTCTTGATGCAGGTCGATCTGGACAGCGAGATTCCCCCCGAGTTGTACCAGGCGGTGGCCGAGCTCCTCGCCTGGCTCTACTCGCTGGACCAGGAACTCGCTGAGCGCTACAGTGGCGGCTCCGCCAGCAGGTAA
- the fliK gene encoding flagellar hook-length control protein FliK, protein MFINDESQKQVLPILAKTAVTPVVEVQQRASQLLQLNPGQQVKAEIISNLPNSLYLARVAGELYHLEIPLNVAPGETLELTFLTADPRITFQVMRPEVGESVKLSSMGKWLADVVKNAPSLQAPQEPLLESPEQASAQLAGKLKSALTQSGLFYESHLAQWAGGALQLKELLKEPQGKLSRAAAEVEGDEGGGKESSAAGFADSRTLPLIKEQLLLLNSGVLAWRGEAWPGQEMELAIREGDDEKWEQGVEATVSLELPRLGGVEATLRFSAEGISIDCVCSNPGASDLMRNQSAELRTRLSSCGLHLTRLAAKDG, encoded by the coding sequence ATGTTCATCAACGACGAAAGCCAGAAGCAGGTTCTTCCCATCCTCGCCAAGACCGCGGTCACCCCCGTTGTGGAGGTACAGCAGCGCGCGAGTCAACTGCTGCAGCTGAACCCCGGGCAGCAGGTGAAGGCCGAGATCATCTCCAACCTTCCTAACAGCCTCTACCTTGCGCGCGTGGCGGGCGAACTGTACCACCTTGAGATACCCCTGAACGTGGCGCCCGGCGAGACCTTGGAGCTTACCTTTCTCACCGCCGATCCGCGCATCACCTTCCAGGTGATGCGGCCGGAGGTAGGGGAGTCGGTGAAGCTTAGCTCGATGGGGAAGTGGCTGGCAGACGTGGTGAAGAACGCACCTTCGCTGCAAGCTCCCCAGGAGCCTCTACTGGAATCCCCGGAGCAGGCCTCTGCCCAACTGGCGGGCAAGCTGAAGAGCGCGCTCACCCAGTCCGGCCTTTTCTACGAGTCCCACCTGGCCCAATGGGCCGGCGGTGCGCTGCAGTTGAAAGAGCTTTTGAAAGAGCCGCAGGGGAAGCTTTCCCGTGCCGCTGCCGAGGTGGAGGGAGATGAGGGGGGAGGGAAGGAGAGCTCTGCTGCCGGTTTCGCCGACAGCCGCACGCTGCCGCTGATAAAAGAGCAACTGCTGCTTTTGAACTCCGGGGTGCTGGCCTGGCGCGGAGAGGCCTGGCCCGGCCAGGAGATGGAACTCGCCATCCGCGAGGGGGACGACGAGAAGTGGGAGCAGGGGGTCGAGGCTACGGTGTCACTCGAACTGCCGCGGCTGGGGGGGGTGGAGGCGACGCTGCGCTTCTCGGCCGAAGGGATCTCCATCGACTGCGTCTGCAGCAACCCCGGCGCCTCCGACCTGATGCGAAACCAGAGCGCGGAACTGCGGACGAGGCTTTCCTCGTGCGGGCTGCACCTGACCAGATTGGCGGCTAAAGATGGCTAA
- a CDS encoding PAS domain S-box protein, translating into MKHALRILIVDDSPEDAALIVRQLQGEFSISYERVETPDEMEAALDKGGWHIVISDYVMPKFSGLAALKLLHDRGMDLPFIMVSGQMGEDAAVEAMRAGAHDYLLKDRLSRLIPAIKRELNDAVVRRERRMAEEALSATEARFHSLVEQSLVGIFMLQDDVFIYVNPKFGEIFAYEPQQLIESRSLLELVAPEDQIRVMTRFLRPLMEESDSLHFFFRGKRRDGSLIDLEVNGTRTRVNGSAAIIGTLLDITERKRAEAELSKLWRAVEQSPVSVVITDLFGRIEYVNPKFIEVTGYAEEELIGKNPSILKSGMTDAKVYEELWSTVTSGREWHGELHNKKKNGELFWENGHISAIKNAEGQITHFVGVKEDVTERKLAIDQLRQVQKMEAIGQLAGGIAHDFNNLLTVINGYSTLLVRSLDKGSPTHKEAEQILRAGERAADLTRQLLSFSRRQIMEPRVLDINKQVRAVQKMLERLIGEHIGLVTTLSEDAGFIRMDPGQMEQIVMNLIVNARDASETGGVITMATEKVDLDQNFSHLHPGSVPGSYVRLSVADQGQGMTEEVKQRLFEPFFTTKEMGRGTGLGLATVYGIVKQSGGYIEVVSEPGQGACFNIYLPRASEPAPAPPAPPVDEEIDSSHVILVVEDEPGVLNLVVHTLRMRGFTVYEATDPDQGITLFEKHATEIDMLLTDVVMPFMSGPALAELLLSKKPGLKVLFTSGHTDDRAGFEKILEKGMQFLPKPFASDALIRKVRDTLNGGTAKTAGAISGGSD; encoded by the coding sequence ATGAAACACGCACTGCGTATCCTGATCGTGGACGATTCCCCCGAAGATGCCGCACTCATCGTGCGTCAACTGCAGGGAGAGTTCTCTATTAGCTACGAGCGCGTCGAGACCCCTGACGAAATGGAGGCGGCACTGGACAAGGGGGGATGGCACATCGTCATCTCGGACTACGTCATGCCCAAGTTCAGCGGGCTCGCGGCGCTCAAGCTTCTTCACGACCGGGGAATGGACCTCCCTTTCATCATGGTCTCCGGGCAGATGGGAGAGGACGCCGCCGTAGAGGCGATGCGAGCCGGCGCACATGACTACTTGCTGAAGGACAGGCTCTCCAGGCTGATCCCCGCGATCAAGCGGGAATTGAACGACGCCGTGGTGCGCCGCGAGAGGAGAATGGCCGAGGAGGCCCTCTCGGCGACGGAGGCGCGCTTCCACAGCCTGGTGGAGCAGTCCCTGGTCGGCATATTCATGCTGCAGGACGACGTCTTCATCTACGTGAACCCCAAGTTCGGCGAGATCTTCGCCTACGAGCCGCAACAGCTGATCGAATCGAGATCTCTGCTGGAACTGGTGGCGCCGGAAGATCAGATCAGGGTGATGACCCGGTTTCTGCGCCCCCTCATGGAGGAAAGCGACAGTCTGCACTTCTTCTTCCGAGGCAAGCGCCGCGACGGGTCCCTGATCGATCTCGAGGTGAACGGCACCCGGACCAGGGTAAACGGCAGCGCTGCCATCATAGGGACCCTGCTCGACATAACCGAGCGCAAACGCGCCGAAGCGGAACTGAGCAAGCTGTGGCGCGCCGTCGAGCAAAGCCCGGTATCGGTGGTGATAACAGATCTCTTCGGCAGGATCGAGTACGTGAACCCGAAGTTCATCGAGGTGACCGGCTACGCCGAGGAGGAACTGATCGGGAAAAACCCGAGCATCCTGAAATCCGGGATGACCGACGCCAAGGTGTACGAGGAGCTCTGGTCTACAGTAACCTCTGGCCGGGAGTGGCACGGCGAGCTGCACAACAAGAAAAAGAACGGGGAGCTATTCTGGGAAAACGGGCATATCTCCGCCATCAAGAACGCCGAGGGGCAGATCACCCATTTCGTCGGGGTCAAGGAGGACGTAACCGAGAGAAAGCTTGCCATCGACCAGCTGAGGCAGGTACAAAAGATGGAGGCCATAGGCCAGCTGGCAGGCGGCATCGCCCACGACTTCAACAACCTCCTCACCGTCATCAACGGTTATTCGACGCTCCTGGTGAGATCCCTCGACAAGGGTTCGCCCACGCACAAGGAAGCGGAGCAGATCCTGCGTGCCGGCGAGCGTGCCGCAGATCTTACCAGGCAGCTGTTGAGCTTCAGCAGAAGGCAGATCATGGAGCCGAGGGTGCTGGACATCAACAAGCAGGTGAGAGCGGTACAGAAGATGCTGGAACGGCTGATCGGGGAGCATATCGGGCTCGTCACCACCCTCTCCGAGGACGCCGGCTTCATCAGGATGGACCCGGGGCAGATGGAACAGATCGTCATGAACCTGATCGTCAACGCCCGCGACGCCTCGGAGACCGGCGGGGTGATCACCATGGCCACGGAGAAGGTCGACCTGGACCAGAATTTCTCACACCTGCACCCCGGGTCGGTTCCCGGAAGCTACGTCAGGCTGAGCGTGGCGGACCAGGGGCAAGGGATGACCGAGGAGGTAAAGCAGCGCCTCTTCGAACCCTTCTTCACCACGAAGGAGATGGGTCGCGGCACGGGCTTGGGTCTCGCCACCGTGTACGGCATCGTGAAGCAAAGCGGAGGTTACATCGAGGTGGTCAGCGAACCGGGACAGGGAGCCTGCTTCAACATCTATCTCCCCCGCGCCTCGGAGCCCGCCCCCGCGCCGCCTGCGCCGCCGGTCGACGAAGAGATAGATTCCTCCCACGTCATACTCGTCGTGGAGGACGAACCGGGGGTGCTCAACCTGGTGGTGCACACCTTGCGCATGCGTGGTTTCACCGTCTATGAAGCCACGGACCCGGACCAGGGGATCACCCTTTTCGAGAAGCACGCCACTGAGATTGACATGCTCCTCACCGACGTGGTAATGCCGTTCATGAGCGGCCCTGCCCTGGCTGAGCTGTTGCTCTCCAAAAAACCGGGATTGAAGGTGCTGTTCACGTCCGGGCACACCGACGACAGGGCAGGTTTCGAGAAAATATTGGAAAAAGGGATGCAGTTCCTGCCCAAACCGTTTGCCAGCGACGCCCTGATCCGAAAGGTGAGGGACACCCTGAACGGAGGCACTGCAAAGACGGCAGGAGCGATTTCAGGAGGTAGCGATTGA
- a CDS encoding HD domain-containing phosphohydrolase has product MKGNILIADDEDMIRELINITLSKEGFTCFQAASAEEGLEIINKHKLDLALLDIMMPGRSGIDLLKDIKEATPDTTVLMITAMNDMDTALSCIHYGAEDYITKPFNLDRVLLTVKNTLEKRRLVLENKEYQANLEQKVREQTEVIRTVMGEINLAYEHTLVALIRALDAREKEVGSHSERVMSYARLLAKAAGISEDELIIIGKGALLHDIGKIGVSDNILLKPAKLDDSEWEIMRQHPSIGFDILSGIRYFAGAAELVLHHHERWDGNGYPGNLEGENIPISARIFALVDTLDAMTSDRPYRKALTFEAVLDEVTRCRSKQFDPELVDLFLSIPKDEWESAAGKKL; this is encoded by the coding sequence TTGAAAGGAAACATCTTAATAGCCGATGACGAGGACATGATCAGGGAACTGATCAACATCACCCTGTCAAAGGAAGGCTTCACCTGCTTCCAGGCCGCAAGCGCCGAGGAGGGGTTGGAGATAATCAACAAGCACAAGCTGGACCTGGCGCTTTTAGACATCATGATGCCAGGCCGCTCGGGAATCGACCTCTTGAAGGACATCAAGGAGGCCACCCCCGACACGACGGTGCTGATGATAACGGCGATGAACGACATGGACACCGCCCTTTCCTGCATCCATTACGGCGCCGAGGACTACATCACCAAGCCGTTCAACCTGGACCGGGTGCTCCTCACCGTGAAGAACACCCTGGAAAAACGCAGGCTGGTGCTGGAGAACAAGGAATACCAGGCGAACCTGGAACAGAAGGTGCGCGAGCAGACCGAGGTGATCCGCACCGTGATGGGGGAGATCAACCTCGCCTACGAACACACGCTGGTGGCGCTGATCAGGGCGCTGGACGCGAGGGAAAAGGAAGTGGGATCCCACTCCGAGCGGGTCATGTCCTACGCCAGGCTTTTGGCGAAAGCCGCGGGGATCAGCGAGGACGAGCTGATCATCATAGGCAAAGGCGCGCTTTTGCACGACATCGGAAAGATCGGCGTCTCCGACAACATCCTGTTGAAGCCCGCGAAGCTAGACGACTCGGAGTGGGAGATCATGCGCCAGCACCCCAGCATCGGCTTCGACATACTGTCCGGCATCCGGTACTTCGCCGGGGCGGCGGAACTGGTGCTGCATCATCACGAGCGCTGGGACGGAAACGGCTATCCGGGCAACCTGGAAGGGGAAAACATCCCGATCAGCGCGCGCATCTTCGCCCTGGTGGACACGCTCGATGCCATGACTTCCGACCGGCCCTACCGCAAGGCATTGACCTTCGAGGCGGTTCTGGACGAAGTAACGCGTTGCCGCAGCAAGCAGTTCGATCCCGAGCTGGTCGATCTGTTCCTCAGCATTCCGAAGGACGAGTGGGAAAGCGCGGCGGGGAAGAAACTGTAA
- a CDS encoding sigma-54-dependent transcriptional regulator, with translation MTAKLLILDDDHDILLMLKSVFAGEDYELLLESDSEGALKRVISDRPNVAIMDISLPQKSGIEVLKEAKKIDPGLAVIMATGYKTTQNAIEAMKHGAFDYVTKPFDMTKLKGAVKKALECNLLSRKVRYTRERPQVEEDLTEDLMIGSSPEMIEIWKMVGTVADSDATVLIQGESGTGKELLARAVYNNSKRKNRPFLAVNCAALPEALLESELFGHEKGAFTDAHSRRIGKFEQCNGGTIFLDEIGEMSQANQGKFLRVLENQEFERVGGNETIKVDVRVIAATNKSLITNVKEKTFRMDLYYRLRVVNFFLPPLRDRAEDIPLLVELFVKKFSKKYGKNIKAVAPETLAMLTSHPWEGNIRELKNVINSATVFCRGDILVPGDFESFLTAKAGFKEVDLEAAGDDYYEVFWSMLEPVFDGICQKNKGAIYESVNMGLEKALIHMAMEKSNNNQVFAAKLLGISRNTLRDRLERYRIGAAD, from the coding sequence ATGACTGCAAAATTGCTCATATTGGATGACGATCACGACATCCTGCTCATGCTGAAGAGCGTCTTCGCGGGCGAAGATTACGAGCTGCTGTTGGAAAGCGACAGCGAAGGGGCACTAAAGCGCGTCATCTCGGATCGTCCCAATGTGGCTATCATGGACATCAGCCTGCCGCAGAAGTCGGGCATCGAGGTGCTCAAGGAAGCGAAGAAGATCGACCCCGGCCTCGCCGTCATCATGGCCACCGGCTACAAGACCACGCAAAACGCCATCGAAGCGATGAAACACGGCGCCTTCGACTACGTCACCAAGCCCTTCGACATGACCAAGTTAAAAGGGGCGGTGAAGAAGGCCCTGGAGTGCAACCTTCTGAGCCGCAAGGTCCGTTACACCCGTGAACGCCCGCAGGTCGAGGAGGATCTCACCGAGGACCTGATGATAGGTTCCTCGCCGGAGATGATCGAGATCTGGAAGATGGTGGGGACCGTGGCCGATTCCGACGCGACCGTGCTGATCCAGGGCGAGTCCGGAACCGGGAAGGAACTGCTGGCGCGCGCGGTCTACAACAACTCCAAGAGAAAGAACCGCCCCTTCCTGGCGGTAAACTGCGCCGCACTCCCCGAGGCGCTGCTGGAGTCCGAGCTTTTCGGCCACGAGAAGGGAGCCTTCACCGACGCCCATTCCCGGAGGATCGGGAAGTTCGAGCAGTGCAACGGCGGCACCATCTTCCTCGACGAGATAGGCGAGATGAGCCAGGCGAACCAGGGGAAGTTCCTGCGGGTCCTGGAGAACCAGGAGTTCGAGAGGGTAGGTGGGAACGAGACCATCAAGGTGGACGTCCGTGTGATCGCGGCGACCAACAAGAGCCTCATCACCAACGTCAAGGAAAAGACCTTCCGGATGGACCTGTACTACCGCCTGCGCGTGGTGAACTTCTTTCTGCCGCCGCTGCGGGACCGTGCCGAGGACATACCGCTCCTGGTCGAGCTCTTCGTGAAGAAGTTCTCCAAGAAGTACGGCAAGAACATCAAGGCGGTGGCGCCCGAGACCCTGGCGATGTTGACCTCGCACCCGTGGGAAGGGAACATCAGGGAGCTGAAGAACGTCATCAACTCGGCCACCGTCTTCTGCCGCGGCGACATCCTGGTTCCCGGAGATTTCGAGTCGTTCCTGACCGCCAAGGCCGGCTTCAAGGAGGTCGACCTAGAGGCGGCCGGCGACGACTACTACGAGGTCTTCTGGAGCATGCTGGAACCGGTCTTTGACGGGATCTGCCAGAAGAACAAGGGGGCGATCTACGAGAGCGTCAACATGGGGCTGGAGAAGGCCCTGATCCACATGGCCATGGAGAAGAGCAACAACAACCAGGTCTTTGCCGCGAAGCTCCTGGGCATCAGCCGCAATACCCTGAGGGACAGGCTGGAGCGCTATCGCATAGGCGCCGCTGACTAG
- a CDS encoding class 1 fructose-bisphosphatase: MSNAPGTSKFQIDLRRHLRAQNICDNLVHLMCEIAEASKYVINAVRTGDLGVAGTSNLYGEEQLALDVLSDRIMRKRLIHSGVVCNIASEEMDEIYQCQASADGLYSVAYDPLDGSSLVDVNLAVGTIVSIYAGCDLLQPGRNQVAAMYILYGPRVSLVYTVGDGVHEFTMNNLMEFTLTRENVKMAPEGNIYAPGGLRNKYNAGDEKFIRHLEEKGCKLRYSGGFVPDINQVLMKGKGLFMYPALNGSPNGKLRVLFELNPMAFIIEHAGGAASNGSIPILDIVPESLDQRAPIYIGCREDVKTATSFVNGGKQEVKMAGSFVNG, translated from the coding sequence ATGTCTAATGCACCGGGTACGTCCAAATTCCAAATAGATCTGCGCCGCCATCTGCGTGCCCAGAACATTTGCGATAACCTCGTTCACCTCATGTGCGAAATTGCCGAGGCCAGCAAGTACGTCATCAACGCCGTACGCACCGGTGACCTCGGCGTCGCCGGTACCTCCAACTTGTACGGCGAGGAGCAACTCGCGCTCGACGTACTCTCCGACCGCATCATGCGCAAGCGCCTGATCCACTCCGGCGTGGTCTGCAACATCGCCTCGGAGGAGATGGACGAGATCTACCAGTGTCAGGCCAGCGCCGACGGCCTCTATTCCGTCGCCTACGATCCGCTTGACGGCTCGTCGCTCGTGGACGTGAACCTTGCGGTAGGTACCATCGTCTCCATCTACGCCGGCTGCGATCTGCTCCAGCCCGGCCGCAATCAGGTCGCCGCCATGTACATCCTCTACGGACCGAGGGTTTCCCTGGTCTACACCGTGGGCGACGGGGTGCACGAGTTCACCATGAACAACCTGATGGAGTTCACCCTGACCCGCGAGAACGTCAAGATGGCTCCGGAAGGGAACATCTACGCCCCCGGCGGCCTGCGGAACAAGTACAACGCCGGCGACGAGAAGTTCATCCGCCATCTGGAGGAGAAAGGGTGCAAGCTTCGCTACTCCGGCGGCTTCGTTCCCGATATCAACCAGGTCCTGATGAAGGGGAAAGGGCTCTTCATGTACCCGGCGCTGAACGGTTCCCCCAACGGAAAGCTGCGCGTCCTTTTCGAACTGAACCCCATGGCTTTCATCATCGAGCATGCCGGCGGCGCCGCCAGCAACGGCAGCATCCCGATCCTCGACATCGTTCCCGAATCGCTCGACCAGAGGGCGCCGATCTACATCGGCTGCAGGGAAGACGTAAAGACCGCGACCTCGTTCGTCAACGGCGGCAAGCAAGAGGTCAAGATGGCAGGCTCATTTGTAAACGGGTAG